Proteins encoded in a region of the Methylobacterium radiotolerans JCM 2831 genome:
- the bchO gene encoding alpha/beta fold hydrolase BchO → MLTGLDAERPDWAVEGRDWPHREASRFVEAAGLRWHVQEFGSPDAPTLLLLHGTGAATHSWRGLAPLLARDFFVIAPDLPGHGFTDPLPDADLSLPGMARAVAGLVAALGRPPALAAGHSAGAAVLARMCLDGAIAPRLLAAFNGALAPLPGAANLLFPSMARLLFLNPFTPRIFAWTADRSAAKRLIEGTGSRLDPEGVDLYRRLFARAGHVRGALGMMANWDLAGLHRALPGLATRTLLIVGGDDKAILPDTAFSLRDRLPDARVRLIRGLGHLAHEEAPERVAEVLRAEASDAGVLSPP, encoded by the coding sequence ATGCTGACCGGTCTCGACGCGGAGCGGCCGGACTGGGCCGTGGAGGGCCGGGACTGGCCCCATCGGGAGGCGAGCCGCTTCGTGGAGGCGGCCGGCCTGCGCTGGCACGTCCAGGAATTCGGGTCTCCGGACGCCCCGACATTGCTGCTCCTGCACGGGACCGGGGCGGCCACGCACTCGTGGCGCGGGCTGGCGCCGCTCCTCGCGCGGGACTTCTTCGTGATCGCCCCGGACCTGCCGGGCCACGGCTTCACGGATCCGCTGCCCGACGCTGACCTGTCCCTGCCCGGCATGGCCCGGGCCGTGGCGGGTCTCGTGGCGGCGCTCGGCCGGCCGCCGGCCCTGGCGGCGGGCCACTCGGCCGGCGCCGCCGTCCTCGCGCGGATGTGCCTCGACGGCGCCATCGCGCCCCGGTTGCTGGCGGCCTTCAACGGCGCCCTGGCGCCGCTGCCTGGGGCGGCCAACCTGCTGTTCCCCAGCATGGCGCGGCTGCTGTTCCTCAACCCCTTCACCCCCCGCATCTTCGCCTGGACGGCGGACCGGTCCGCGGCCAAGCGGCTGATCGAGGGGACCGGCTCGCGCCTCGACCCGGAGGGCGTCGACCTGTACCGGCGGCTCTTCGCCCGGGCCGGCCATGTCCGCGGGGCGCTGGGCATGATGGCGAACTGGGATCTCGCCGGGCTGCACCGGGCGCTGCCCGGCCTCGCGACCCGGACCCTGCTGATCGTCGGCGGCGACGACAAGGCAATCCTGCCGGACACCGCCTTCTCGCTGCGCGATCGCCTGCCCGACGCCCGCGTCCGCCTGATCCGCGGGCTCGGCCACCTCGCCCATGAGGAGGCG